TCTCGCCGAAGGCGAGCTCGGCGGCGTGGAAGGCCTTGAGGCGGGTGAGCTGGGCGGGGGAGAGGGCCACCTCCAGGACGCCGCCGCGGTGCTGGTCGGCGTCGATCTTCTCGGTCTCGCAGACGTCGAGGACCTCGGTGACGGTGGCGTTCATGGCCTGCTGGAGGCGGACGGCGGCCTCGTGGCCGTGGAGCTTGGCGTAGCGGTCGCGGCCGGCGATGCCGTTGTAGAGCCAGCCGCCGTTGCGCCCGGAGGCGCCGTAGCCGCAGAACTTGGCTTCGAGGACGGTGATGTTGAGGAAGGGGACGGCCTTCTTCAGGTAGTAGGCGGTCCACAGTCCCGTGTAGCCGCCGCCGACGATGCAGACGTCGGCGGTGGTGTCGCCGGGGAGCGGTTCGCGGGGCGCGGGGGCGCCCTCCTGCGCGTACCAGAACGATATTCCGCCGTTGACCGTGCTCATGTGTATCCCTCTTCCGGGTGCGTGGGCGGGAGGTTACCGGGGCGGGACCATTGCCGCACCGGGTGCGGGCGGTGCCTTCGCCGCGCATCGGGTGCGGGTCCAGGCTCGGAACGCGGAGGCGCCGCTGGGCGCGCCGTCCCGTGTGCCCACCCGTCCCGCCCTGCGGGACGATTGCCCACACGGAGGGCCGTCGGTTGTCTAGGGTCGTGGGGTGATTCACGTACCCGAGGAGTTCGTTGCGTCGCAGGTGAAGTACAACGGGGAGGCCGGGTTGGAGTTCGTCGACGGGCTGCCCGGGCTGGCCGAGGGGTTTCTCGGGCGGTGGGGGCTGCGGGTCACCGGGCGCTCGATGCACGGGGTGGCCTCGCTCGTGGTGCCCGTGGAGCGGGTCGCCGACGGTGCGCGCGCCGCTCTGAAGATGCAGCTTCTCGACGACGAGAGCGAGGGGGAGCCCGTCGGTCTGCGGGTCTGGGACGGGGCCGGTGTCGTGCGGCTGCTCGACCACGACGCCGCGACGGGGACGATGCTCCTCGAACGGCTCGACGAGGCCCGGCCGTTGTCCTCGGTCGCGGACACCCGTGAGGCGCTCGGGATCGTCGCGGACCTGCTGGCCCGGCTCGTCGCCGTCCCCGCGCCCGACGGGCTCCGCACGCTCGGCGACATCGCGGCCGGGATGCTCGCCGACGTGCCCGGGGCCGTGGCGCGGCTCGGCGCGGACGACGCCGCCGTGCTGCGGGACTGCGCGGCGGCCGTACGGGACGTGGCCGGCGAGCCGGGGGACCGGCTGCTCCACTGGGACCTGCACTTCGGGAACGTCCTGGCGGCCGAGCGGGAACCCTGGCTGGCGATCGACCCCAAGCCGCTGGCGGGGGATCCGGGCTTCGACCTGCTGCCCGCCCTCATGGACCGCTTCGACCCGGACGAGGCGCTGTGGGGGTTCGACCTGCTCGCCGAGGTCGTCGGGGACCCGCGCCGGGCCGTCGCCTGGACGCTGGGGCGCGTCCTGCAGAACGGCCTGTGGGACGTCGAGGACGGCGAGCCCGGCCTCGACCCCGAGCAGGTCGCCCTCGCCAGGATCCTGCTGGCCAGGAGGGCCTGAGCCGAGGCAGGGTGGGGCCATGATCCGTACAGCCACGCCTGCCGACGTCCCCGTCATCCACGCCCTGATCCGCGACCTCGCCGCGTACGAGAAGGCTCTCGACGAGGTCCGCGCGACCCCCGACCAGCTCCACGAGGCCCTGTTCGGCGAGCGGCCCGCCGCCTTCGCGCACATCGCCGAGACGGAGACGGGCGAGCCGGTCGGCTTCGCTCTCTGGTTCCTCAACTTCTCGACCTGGCGCGGTGTCCACGGCATCTACCTGGAGGACCTGTACGTCCGCCCGGAGGCCCGCGGCGGCGGCCACGGCAAGGCCCTGCTGCGCGAACTGGCCCGCATCTGCGTCGAGCGCGGGTACGAGCGCCTGGAGTGGTCCGTACTGAACTGGAACCAGCCCTCGATCGACTTCTACGAGTCCCTGGGCGCCCGCCCGCAGGACGAGTGGTCCGTGTACCGGCTGACGGACGGGGCCCTGGCCGAGCTCGGCGGGGCGACGGTGTAGGAAGGGGGCATGGACATTGAGCAGCGGTTCCAGCGGATCACCGGCTTCATCGAGGCGCGGCTGACCCCCCTCTTCGACCCCGCCAACGGGAGCGACCACGGGTTCGGCATGGACGACACGTCGCGGGCGCTGCGCGCCCTGCGCTACACCGTGCAGGCCGCGTCGCAGGTGAACGGACTCGTGGAGAAGCGGGAGACGGCTCCGGAGTTGCGGCAGGTCGTCGACCAGGCGCTGGAGCACAACTGGGACGTGCTGCGCTCCATCGCCCGGATGTGGGAGG
This is a stretch of genomic DNA from Streptomyces sp. R44. It encodes these proteins:
- a CDS encoding aminoglycoside phosphotransferase family protein; translation: MIHVPEEFVASQVKYNGEAGLEFVDGLPGLAEGFLGRWGLRVTGRSMHGVASLVVPVERVADGARAALKMQLLDDESEGEPVGLRVWDGAGVVRLLDHDAATGTMLLERLDEARPLSSVADTREALGIVADLLARLVAVPAPDGLRTLGDIAAGMLADVPGAVARLGADDAAVLRDCAAAVRDVAGEPGDRLLHWDLHFGNVLAAEREPWLAIDPKPLAGDPGFDLLPALMDRFDPDEALWGFDLLAEVVGDPRRAVAWTLGRVLQNGLWDVEDGEPGLDPEQVALARILLARRA
- a CDS encoding N-acetyltransferase family protein translates to MIRTATPADVPVIHALIRDLAAYEKALDEVRATPDQLHEALFGERPAAFAHIAETETGEPVGFALWFLNFSTWRGVHGIYLEDLYVRPEARGGGHGKALLRELARICVERGYERLEWSVLNWNQPSIDFYESLGARPQDEWSVYRLTDGALAELGGATV